In Pseudoxanthobacter soli DSM 19599, a single window of DNA contains:
- a CDS encoding serine hydrolase produces the protein MADRWTLGGSRGFGILLRGLAAVGLTATLAAPAVAQGTPAMGQGAQAAAPLAERVTALTPALDAYVKQGMAAFDIPGAAVGIVGPDGLVYAKGFGIRAKDDPRPVDAATIFQVGSTTKSFLATTLAKAVDDRRITWDKTVVDLDPSFALKDPWVTREFRVFDLIAQRSGLRPYVNDTLAVLGYDADALIASLRYADPVSSFRSTFAYTNITHLLAGRILARLYGEKSWDDLARRTLIEPLAMTSTSFTKEAIATAPNHAEGHRFASGGSVQVPFDENFPYRLGPAGNINSNLEDMARWVRFQMGDGELDGKRLVSTQNLSVTRWPRVAINDTLSYAMGWVITSSADGRVVWHNGGTAGFGAHIGFMPGKGFGVVVLSNEGNRGFPDAVAQWIYLRLIGADAGDPVAAALAQAKAAEATADARFKPPADARPAGDLAALAGTFANPAIGMANVIADGSRLTMTLQQTGAQLALSPFDGGVFSVKALPVGPLAGLDALTDETLGFAQFEADADGRLSTLVFDQDGQRFPFTRH, from the coding sequence ACTCGGCGGAAGCAGAGGCTTCGGCATCCTCCTCAGGGGGCTTGCGGCAGTGGGGCTGACTGCGACCCTCGCCGCGCCGGCCGTTGCGCAGGGCACGCCCGCGATGGGGCAGGGCGCACAGGCGGCGGCGCCGCTCGCCGAGCGCGTCACCGCGCTGACGCCCGCGCTCGACGCCTATGTGAAGCAGGGCATGGCGGCCTTCGACATTCCCGGCGCGGCGGTCGGCATCGTCGGGCCGGACGGCCTCGTCTACGCCAAGGGGTTCGGCATCCGGGCGAAAGACGATCCGCGCCCGGTCGATGCCGCGACGATCTTCCAGGTTGGCTCGACCACCAAGAGCTTCCTTGCCACCACGCTGGCGAAGGCGGTCGACGACAGGAGGATCACATGGGATAAAACCGTCGTCGATCTCGACCCGAGCTTCGCGCTGAAGGACCCCTGGGTCACACGGGAATTCCGGGTGTTCGACCTCATCGCCCAGCGCTCCGGCCTCAGGCCCTATGTCAACGACACGCTCGCGGTGCTCGGTTATGACGCTGACGCGCTGATCGCATCGCTTCGTTATGCCGATCCGGTCTCGAGCTTCCGCTCCACCTTCGCCTATACCAACATCACCCATCTGCTGGCCGGCCGCATCCTGGCGCGGCTTTATGGCGAGAAGAGTTGGGACGATCTCGCCCGCCGCACGCTCATCGAGCCGCTCGCGATGACGTCGACCAGCTTCACCAAGGAGGCCATCGCCACCGCGCCCAACCATGCGGAAGGCCACCGGTTCGCCTCCGGCGGATCCGTGCAGGTGCCGTTCGACGAGAACTTTCCCTACCGCCTCGGGCCGGCCGGCAACATCAATTCCAACCTGGAGGACATGGCCCGCTGGGTGCGGTTCCAGATGGGCGACGGCGAACTCGACGGCAAGCGCCTCGTTTCCACCCAGAACCTGTCGGTCACGCGCTGGCCGCGGGTGGCGATCAACGACACGCTCTCCTACGCCATGGGCTGGGTCATCACATCCTCGGCCGATGGCCGGGTGGTCTGGCACAACGGCGGCACAGCGGGCTTCGGCGCCCATATCGGCTTCATGCCGGGCAAGGGCTTCGGCGTGGTGGTGCTGTCGAACGAGGGCAATCGCGGTTTTCCGGATGCCGTGGCGCAGTGGATCTATCTGCGGCTCATCGGTGCGGATGCCGGCGATCCGGTCGCCGCTGCCCTCGCGCAGGCGAAGGCGGCGGAAGCGACCGCTGACGCCCGGTTCAAGCCGCCCGCCGATGCGCGGCCGGCCGGCGATCTCGCCGCGCTGGCAGGCACGTTCGCCAACCCCGCGATAGGGATGGCGAACGTCATCGCCGACGGCTCGCGGCTCACGATGACGTTGCAGCAGACCGGCGCGCAACTGGCACTGTCGCCGTTCGACGGGGGGGTGTTCTCCGTCAAGGCGCTGCCGGTCGGCCCGCTCGCGGGCCTCGATGCCCTGACGGACGAGACGCTCGGCTTCGCTCAGTTCGAGGCCGACGCCGACGGGCGTCTGTCCACGCTCGTGTTCGATCAGGACGGCCAGAGGTTCCCGTTCACGAGACACTGA
- a CDS encoding DUF3309 domain-containing protein: MTLSTILLIILILLLIGALPTWPYSSGWGYGPGGIVGLVLIVLVILMLMGRV, encoded by the coding sequence ATGACCCTTTCCACCATTCTGCTGATCATCCTCATTCTGCTCCTGATCGGCGCACTGCCGACCTGGCCCTACAGCAGCGGCTGGGGCTATGGCCCGGGCGGCATCGTCGGCCTCGTGCTGATCGTGCTCGTCATCCTGATGTTGATGGGACGCGTCTGA
- a CDS encoding AEC family transporter, with amino-acid sequence MLATLTVVLPVFALVLAGFLCRRLGVLGPNATTELNRFVVYLALPALLFDVMANTSWTALYQPGFAAAYGLGSLSVLAVTLALRWRSPRHLADASLDGLNAAYPNTGYMGFPLGLMAFGRDALPAITIAAILTVCGVFAVVIVLIEIGLQSERRVAPLVWKVIRSLAKNPLLVSPVLGALYAATGFAVPTGAETFLKLLGGAASPCALVGLGLFLAERRPSGEGGHTRSAVILTVFKLAVHPAVTWLLAAYVFRLPPMLTAIAVLMAALPTGTGPFMLAEFYGREAVVTAKTILFSTLGSVATLSALLMITGHGG; translated from the coding sequence ATGCTTGCCACGCTCACGGTGGTTCTGCCGGTGTTCGCGCTCGTGCTGGCCGGCTTCCTGTGCCGGCGCCTCGGCGTGCTCGGGCCGAATGCGACGACGGAACTCAACCGGTTCGTGGTCTATCTGGCGCTGCCCGCGCTGTTGTTCGACGTGATGGCGAACACCTCCTGGACCGCGCTTTACCAGCCGGGCTTTGCCGCGGCCTATGGGCTCGGTTCGCTGTCGGTGCTTGCCGTCACCCTGGCGTTGCGCTGGCGCTCACCCCGGCATCTGGCGGACGCGAGCCTGGACGGGCTGAACGCGGCCTATCCCAACACCGGCTATATGGGCTTTCCGCTGGGGCTGATGGCATTCGGCCGCGATGCGCTCCCCGCCATCACGATTGCCGCGATCCTCACCGTCTGCGGCGTGTTCGCGGTCGTGATCGTGCTGATCGAGATCGGCCTGCAAAGCGAGCGCCGTGTGGCGCCGCTGGTGTGGAAGGTCATTCGCTCGCTCGCGAAAAATCCGCTTCTGGTATCGCCCGTGCTCGGCGCGCTCTACGCGGCGACCGGTTTCGCCGTCCCCACAGGGGCGGAAACGTTTCTGAAGCTGCTCGGCGGCGCAGCGAGCCCCTGCGCGCTCGTCGGCCTCGGGCTGTTCCTTGCGGAACGCCGGCCTTCCGGCGAAGGCGGCCATACCAGGTCCGCCGTGATTCTGACCGTGTTCAAGCTTGCGGTCCATCCGGCGGTGACGTGGCTGCTGGCGGCCTATGTCTTCAGGCTGCCGCCAATGCTGACGGCCATCGCCGTGCTGATGGCGGCTCTGCCCACGGGCACGGGACCGTTCATGCTGGCCGAATTCTACGGACGGGAAGCGGTGGTGACCGCCAAGACGATCCTGTTCTCGACCCTGGGCTCGGTCGCGACGCTGTCCGCGTTGCTGATGATCACCGGCCACGGCGGATAA
- a CDS encoding peptide chain release factor 3, whose product MSDPSDDTPSARRRTFAIISHPDAGKTTLTEKLLLFGGAIQLAGEVRAKKHGAQTRSDWMGIERERGISVVTSVMTFEYDGRIFNLLDTPGHEDFSEDTYRTLTAVDSAVMVIDAAKGIEARTRKLFEVCRLRDIPIVTFINKMDRESRDPFDLLDEIEKTLALDTAPVTWPIGRGRSFVGTYDLAHNHIRLIDRDEEAIPVSGPDDPKVIDLLPPDERDAFLEEITLAQEACKPFELDAFREGHLTPVFFGSALRTFGVRDLIDALAAFAPSPRGQQADGRTVLPDETRMTGFVFKIQANMDPNHRDRIAFLRVCSGKLTRGMKAKLVRTGKSISLNAPQFFFARSRSLAEEAFAGDVVGIPNHGTLRIGDTLTEGEDVLFRGVPSFAPEILRRIRLQDPMKAKKLREALQQMAEEGVVQMFLPKDGSAAIVGVVGALQLDVLVERMQAEYGLPIGFEQSRFTVCRWISSDSRADLEKFVEAQRSAIADDLDGAPVFMATSAFSLKYEQERAPQIVFSEVKDYQVRQSA is encoded by the coding sequence ATGTCCGATCCTTCCGACGATACGCCGTCCGCGCGGCGTCGCACCTTCGCCATCATCTCCCATCCGGACGCCGGTAAGACGACGCTCACGGAAAAGCTCCTCTTGTTCGGCGGCGCCATCCAGCTCGCGGGCGAGGTGCGCGCGAAGAAGCACGGCGCCCAGACCCGTTCCGACTGGATGGGCATCGAGCGGGAGCGCGGCATCTCCGTCGTCACCTCGGTGATGACGTTCGAGTATGACGGCCGCATCTTCAACCTGCTCGACACCCCCGGCCACGAGGACTTCTCCGAGGACACCTATCGCACGCTGACGGCGGTCGATTCCGCCGTGATGGTGATCGACGCCGCGAAGGGCATCGAGGCGCGCACGCGCAAGCTGTTCGAGGTCTGCCGCCTGCGCGATATCCCGATCGTGACGTTCATCAACAAGATGGACCGCGAGAGCCGCGACCCGTTCGACCTGCTCGACGAGATCGAGAAGACGCTCGCCCTCGATACCGCGCCGGTGACGTGGCCGATCGGCCGGGGCCGCTCGTTCGTCGGCACCTACGACCTTGCCCATAATCACATCCGCCTGATCGATCGCGACGAGGAGGCGATCCCGGTCTCCGGGCCGGACGATCCGAAGGTGATCGACCTGCTTCCGCCTGACGAGCGCGACGCCTTCCTCGAAGAGATCACGCTGGCGCAGGAGGCCTGCAAGCCGTTCGAGCTCGATGCCTTCCGCGAAGGGCACCTGACGCCGGTGTTCTTCGGCTCGGCGCTGCGCACCTTCGGCGTGCGCGACCTGATCGACGCGCTGGCAGCATTCGCCCCGTCGCCCCGCGGCCAGCAGGCCGATGGCCGCACCGTGCTGCCGGACGAGACGCGCATGACCGGCTTCGTGTTCAAGATCCAGGCGAACATGGACCCGAACCATCGCGACCGCATCGCCTTCCTGCGCGTCTGCTCGGGCAAGCTCACCCGCGGCATGAAGGCGAAGCTCGTCCGCACCGGCAAATCGATCAGCCTCAACGCGCCGCAGTTCTTCTTCGCCCGCTCCCGCTCGCTCGCGGAAGAAGCGTTCGCCGGCGACGTGGTCGGCATCCCCAACCACGGCACGCTTCGCATCGGCGACACGCTGACGGAAGGCGAGGACGTGCTGTTCCGCGGCGTGCCGAGCTTCGCGCCGGAAATCCTGCGCCGCATTCGACTTCAGGATCCGATGAAGGCCAAGAAGCTGCGCGAGGCGCTGCAGCAGATGGCGGAAGAAGGCGTGGTGCAGATGTTCCTGCCGAAGGACGGCTCGGCGGCCATCGTCGGCGTCGTCGGCGCGCTGCAGCTCGACGTGCTGGTGGAGCGGATGCAGGCCGAATACGGCCTGCCCATCGGCTTCGAGCAATCGCGCTTCACGGTCTGCCGGTGGATTTCCAGCGACAGCCGCGCCGATCTCGAGAAGTTCGTCGAGGCCCAGCGCTCGGCGATCGCCGACGATCTCGACGGCGCGCCGGTCTTCATGGCGACGTCGGCGTTCTCGCTGAAATACGAGCAGGAGCGGGCGCCGCAGATCGTGTTCTCGGAAGTGAAGGACTATCAGGTCCGCCAGTCGGCCTGA
- a CDS encoding anthranilate synthase — MGGSAELHYVTAGGVAVDRAAHDIAYLGAINAWVDRLDSERGAVFSSSYEFPGRYTRWDIAFVNPPLALEASGRTLTVTALNARGRVLLPAIEAALAAEPALTRTEGDAGRFVVEIAEPDGPFTEEERSRQPSVFTAVRAVVALFKSGEDPYLGLAGAFGYDLAFQFEPIPLRLARPADQRDLALFLADEILIVDHYGKRATVYAYDFTVGGASTAGLPRDGDKLPFKPGEKDVGRGDHAPGEYAETVAKALDYFRRGDLFEVVPGQTFTERCLAAPSAISRRLSAINPAPYGFFMNLGAGEWLVGASPEMFVRVTDGRRVETCPISGTIARGRNAIEDEAQIRKLLNSKKDEAELTMCSDVDRNDKARVCVPGSVKVLGRRQIELYSRLIHTVDHIEGMLREGMDALDAFLSHAWAVTVTGAPKKWAMRFIEQHEKSPRAWYGGAVGIVHFNGDLNTGLTLRTVRIKDGIAEVRAGATVLFDSVPMDEERETELKASAMLAAIREAANPPKLAVAPAGAAATSHRRVLLVDHEDSFVHTLADYLRRTGAEVTTLRVPVSDAAFDKVDPDLVVLSPGPGRPTDFDCAATIARARARGLPIFGVCLGLQALTEFFGGRLGQLELPMHGKPSTIRVTHPGALFAGMPEEIEVGRYHSLIADTSCLPADLVVTAQTEDGVVMGIEHVSEPIAAVQFHPESIMTLAGDAGMAIIRNAVANLHARQAGQDNISVAV; from the coding sequence ATGGGCGGCTCGGCCGAACTTCATTACGTCACCGCGGGCGGCGTCGCCGTCGATCGCGCGGCACACGACATCGCCTATCTGGGCGCCATCAATGCCTGGGTCGACCGGCTCGATTCCGAGCGCGGGGCGGTGTTCTCGTCGAGCTACGAGTTTCCCGGCCGATACACCCGCTGGGACATCGCGTTCGTCAATCCGCCGCTCGCACTCGAAGCCTCCGGCCGCACACTGACGGTGACCGCGCTCAACGCGCGTGGCCGCGTGCTGCTTCCCGCGATAGAAGCGGCGCTTGCGGCCGAGCCCGCGCTGACGCGGACGGAAGGTGACGCCGGCCGGTTCGTGGTCGAGATCGCCGAGCCGGACGGCCCCTTCACCGAGGAGGAGCGCAGCCGGCAGCCGTCCGTGTTCACGGCGGTGCGGGCGGTGGTGGCGCTGTTCAAGTCGGGCGAGGACCCCTATCTCGGCCTCGCCGGCGCGTTCGGCTACGATCTCGCATTCCAGTTCGAGCCGATCCCGCTGCGGCTCGCCCGCCCGGCCGACCAGCGCGACCTCGCGCTGTTCCTGGCCGACGAGATCCTGATCGTCGACCACTACGGCAAGCGCGCCACGGTCTATGCCTATGACTTCACCGTTGGCGGCGCCTCCACCGCCGGCCTGCCCCGCGACGGCGACAAGCTGCCGTTCAAGCCGGGCGAGAAGGACGTCGGGCGGGGGGATCATGCCCCCGGCGAATATGCCGAGACGGTTGCCAAGGCACTCGACTATTTCCGCCGCGGCGACCTGTTCGAGGTGGTGCCGGGCCAGACCTTCACCGAGCGCTGCCTCGCCGCGCCTTCGGCGATCAGCCGCCGGCTTTCCGCGATCAATCCGGCGCCCTACGGCTTCTTCATGAATCTCGGCGCCGGCGAGTGGCTGGTCGGTGCCTCGCCGGAGATGTTCGTGCGCGTCACCGACGGGCGGCGGGTGGAAACCTGCCCGATCTCCGGCACGATCGCCCGCGGCCGCAACGCCATCGAGGACGAGGCGCAGATCCGCAAGCTGCTCAATTCCAAGAAGGACGAGGCCGAGCTGACCATGTGCTCGGACGTCGACCGCAACGACAAGGCTCGCGTCTGCGTGCCCGGCAGCGTGAAGGTGCTCGGGCGGCGCCAGATCGAGCTCTATTCCCGCCTGATCCACACCGTCGACCACATCGAGGGCATGCTGCGCGAGGGCATGGACGCGCTCGACGCTTTCCTCTCCCACGCCTGGGCCGTGACGGTGACCGGCGCCCCGAAGAAGTGGGCGATGCGCTTCATCGAGCAGCACGAGAAGAGCCCGCGCGCGTGGTATGGCGGCGCGGTCGGCATCGTGCACTTCAACGGCGACCTCAACACCGGCCTGACGCTGCGCACCGTGCGCATCAAGGACGGCATCGCCGAGGTGCGTGCCGGGGCGACGGTGCTGTTCGATTCCGTGCCGATGGACGAGGAACGCGAGACCGAACTGAAGGCCTCGGCGATGCTGGCCGCGATCCGCGAGGCGGCGAACCCGCCGAAGCTGGCCGTGGCACCGGCAGGCGCGGCGGCGACCAGCCATCGCCGCGTGCTTCTGGTCGATCACGAGGATTCCTTCGTGCACACGCTCGCCGATTATCTGCGCCGCACCGGCGCGGAGGTGACGACGCTGCGCGTGCCGGTTTCCGATGCCGCCTTCGACAAGGTCGATCCGGATCTCGTGGTGCTGTCGCCCGGTCCCGGCCGGCCGACGGACTTCGACTGCGCGGCCACCATCGCCCGCGCCCGTGCCCGCGGCCTGCCGATCTTCGGCGTCTGCCTCGGCCTGCAGGCGCTGACGGAGTTCTTCGGCGGCCGTCTCGGCCAGCTCGAGCTGCCGATGCACGGCAAGCCCTCCACGATCCGCGTCACCCATCCCGGTGCACTGTTCGCGGGGATGCCGGAGGAAATCGAGGTCGGGCGCTATCACTCGCTGATCGCCGACACCTCCTGCCTGCCCGCCGATCTGGTGGTGACGGCGCAGACGGAGGACGGCGTGGTGATGGGCATCGAGCATGTCTCCGAGCCCATCGCCGCGGTGCAGTTCCACCCGGAATCGATCATGACGCTCGCCGGAGACGCCGGCATGGCGATCATCCGCAACGCGGTGGCGAACCTCCATGCCCGGCAGGCCGGACAGGACAACATTTCCGTCGCCGTCTGA
- a CDS encoding ArnT family glycosyltransferase: MGETSKIARGFLVLFCVFFFACTFSYLLHAGRLAVVPIYDDVSYLIDAISRLGTLEYQGLGGFLRSFTVMPAHSPVFAVIGTFGLLLSATEAWGPYALNALWLLAFAVLAWRALGRIPDWSRVGIIMAMLAAPMFGYVISEFRPDIVWGLLIGFAVALLASVDLAVIRLRAAAAYGLLIGVAVLTKPSGMPAAIVVLGTGMVLQFGIAFLTARPAGSKATLVRFAIMLCAALAPIVLYMIFSWRHVWDYIYSTLIVEKGVWSLNASRIEHIVFYLVYPNAFRLLGWVWYACIPILIICAAVLIHFRQRQRLLRLAGLVLTVLVAYLIPTASSVKTFYIGSIFYGPVIAVTVWALGAIVEAVRPSPKIVGILGAAVFTAAWTPKTGSTGLDDPRVAIIDDASKAILPEIIATLKTREPGKRSTVLFTSPGPVYSGTLEFMSLRQGLNERYINGYTWSDWSLYEQAFSFSDIVVSPEPGILGQDGFNFPSFAFQQRILDEMRHDPAFDARRAYIDPNGKAIWIFTRKASFPMKKPVEKPAS, encoded by the coding sequence ATGGGAGAGACGTCGAAGATCGCACGGGGTTTCCTGGTCCTTTTCTGCGTCTTCTTTTTCGCCTGCACCTTTTCGTATCTTCTCCACGCAGGACGACTGGCGGTTGTTCCGATCTACGACGACGTCTCGTATCTGATCGATGCGATCTCCCGCCTGGGCACTCTCGAATATCAGGGGCTTGGCGGCTTTCTCCGCAGTTTCACGGTCATGCCGGCGCACTCGCCGGTCTTCGCCGTGATCGGCACGTTCGGGCTGCTGTTAAGTGCTACGGAGGCCTGGGGGCCATACGCGCTCAACGCCCTCTGGCTGCTCGCGTTTGCGGTGCTGGCTTGGCGTGCCCTCGGCCGCATACCCGACTGGTCGCGGGTCGGCATCATCATGGCGATGCTCGCCGCCCCCATGTTCGGCTATGTCATCTCCGAATTCCGCCCCGACATTGTCTGGGGATTGCTGATCGGCTTCGCCGTGGCGCTGCTGGCATCCGTGGATCTGGCGGTCATTCGATTGCGCGCGGCCGCAGCCTACGGCCTGCTGATCGGCGTCGCGGTCCTCACCAAGCCCTCGGGGATGCCGGCGGCGATCGTCGTTCTCGGAACCGGGATGGTGCTTCAGTTCGGCATCGCCTTCCTGACGGCGCGTCCGGCCGGTTCGAAAGCGACGCTCGTTCGCTTTGCAATCATGCTCTGCGCGGCACTCGCCCCCATCGTCCTATACATGATCTTCAGCTGGCGACATGTCTGGGACTACATCTACTCCACGCTCATCGTCGAGAAGGGCGTCTGGAGCCTTAACGCCTCTAGAATCGAGCATATCGTCTTCTATCTGGTGTATCCCAACGCCTTCCGGCTGCTCGGGTGGGTCTGGTACGCCTGCATTCCGATCCTGATCATCTGCGCAGCCGTTCTGATCCATTTCCGGCAGCGCCAGCGGCTTCTTCGACTTGCAGGACTGGTCCTGACCGTTCTCGTCGCCTACCTCATCCCGACGGCAAGCTCGGTGAAGACCTTCTATATCGGCAGCATCTTCTATGGCCCCGTGATCGCCGTCACCGTCTGGGCGCTCGGAGCCATCGTCGAGGCGGTGCGCCCTTCGCCGAAGATCGTGGGCATCCTCGGCGCGGCCGTCTTCACCGCCGCCTGGACTCCGAAGACCGGCAGCACGGGACTGGACGATCCGAGGGTCGCGATCATCGACGATGCCAGCAAGGCGATCCTTCCGGAGATCATTGCGACGCTGAAGACAAGGGAGCCCGGCAAACGATCGACCGTGCTCTTTACCTCTCCGGGCCCGGTCTATAGCGGCACGCTGGAATTCATGTCGCTGCGGCAGGGGCTGAACGAGCGTTACATCAACGGCTATACATGGTCGGACTGGAGCCTTTACGAGCAGGCCTTCAGCTTCAGCGACATCGTTGTCTCGCCGGAGCCTGGCATTCTCGGTCAGGACGGATTCAATTTTCCGAGCTTCGCCTTCCAGCAGCGCATCCTCGACGAGATGCGTCACGATCCCGCCTTCGACGCCCGGCGCGCCTATATCGACCCGAACGGCAAGGCGATCTGGATCTTCACACGCAAGGCGTCCTTTCCCATGAAGAAGCCGGTGGAGAAGCCGGCCTCCTGA
- a CDS encoding PLDc N-terminal domain-containing protein codes for MGIEFGGLLGLIILVLDIYAIIRTVQSGASTAAKLIWVVVILVLPVLGLLAWLIAGPNSPRT; via the coding sequence GTGGGCATTGAATTCGGCGGGCTGCTTGGTCTGATCATCCTCGTTCTGGACATCTACGCCATCATCAGGACGGTCCAGTCGGGCGCATCCACCGCCGCGAAACTGATCTGGGTGGTGGTCATTCTGGTGCTGCCGGTGCTGGGCCTGCTGGCGTGGCTGATCGCCGGCCCGAACTCGCCGCGCACCTGA
- the argE gene encoding acetylornithine deacetylase — MSSYAIAMLERLVGFDTTSRNSNLALIDWAEAELNRLGVPTKRVYDPAGDKANLWATIGPADERGYILSGHTDVVPVDGQLWSSDPFTLTRNGDRLIGRGAVDMKGFLACCLASVPAMLAADLKRPIHLAFSYDEEVGCTGVRGLIEDLRAEPLLPLACFVGEPTSMQVVVAHKAKRSYQAVVTGRPCHSSLAPLGVNAVEYAARLVVFIRELGQKWAAGPADSMYDVPVSTTHTGVIEGGTAVNIVPELCTVTFEFRVLPQVDCDAVIAEVEAFARTVLEPEMHAVAPETGIRFEYLSGIPGLDTGVDDEVTRLAMRLAGRNDLAKVAYGTEAGLFSGIDIPTVVVGPGSIEQAHTPDEFIEVAELDKCMDFIARLIEHCRA, encoded by the coding sequence ATGAGTTCGTACGCCATCGCCATGCTCGAACGCCTCGTCGGCTTCGATACGACGAGCCGCAACTCCAATCTCGCCCTGATCGACTGGGCCGAGGCCGAGTTGAACCGTCTCGGGGTTCCGACGAAGCGCGTCTACGACCCGGCCGGAGACAAAGCCAACCTGTGGGCCACGATCGGACCCGCGGACGAGCGCGGCTATATCCTTTCAGGCCACACCGACGTCGTTCCCGTCGACGGCCAGCTCTGGAGCAGCGACCCGTTCACGCTGACGCGCAACGGCGACCGGCTGATCGGCCGCGGCGCGGTCGACATGAAGGGCTTTCTCGCCTGCTGCCTCGCCTCGGTGCCGGCGATGCTCGCGGCCGACCTCAAGCGGCCGATCCATCTCGCCTTCTCCTATGACGAGGAAGTCGGCTGCACCGGCGTGCGCGGCCTGATCGAGGACTTGCGGGCGGAGCCCCTGCTGCCGCTCGCCTGCTTCGTCGGCGAGCCGACCTCGATGCAGGTGGTGGTCGCCCACAAGGCGAAACGGAGCTACCAGGCCGTCGTCACCGGCCGGCCGTGCCATTCCTCGCTGGCGCCGCTCGGGGTCAATGCCGTTGAGTATGCGGCCCGTCTCGTTGTCTTCATCCGCGAGCTCGGGCAGAAATGGGCGGCCGGTCCGGCCGATTCCATGTACGACGTGCCGGTCTCGACCACCCATACCGGCGTGATCGAGGGCGGCACCGCCGTCAACATCGTGCCTGAGCTCTGCACCGTGACGTTCGAGTTCCGCGTGCTGCCGCAGGTCGATTGCGATGCCGTGATCGCCGAGGTCGAGGCCTTCGCACGAACGGTGCTGGAACCGGAAATGCACGCCGTGGCACCCGAGACGGGCATCCGGTTCGAATATCTGTCCGGAATACCGGGCCTCGATACCGGCGTCGACGACGAGGTCACGCGCCTCGCCATGCGGCTTGCCGGACGCAACGACCTGGCGAAGGTCGCCTACGGCACCGAGGCGGGGCTGTTCTCGGGCATCGACATCCCGACGGTGGTGGTGGGCCCGGGCTCCATCGAGCAGGCCCACACCCCGGACGAGTTCATCGAGGTCGCCGAACTCGACAAGTGCATGGATTTCATCGCCCGGCTGATCGAACACTGCCGGGCGTGA
- a CDS encoding cyclic nucleotide-gated ion channel, with protein sequence MSTAGKTMRRHFYEILEGDDRHDAIGLIVHYLLITLICVSVLFSIIVTIPEVHDDWGVWFEISSVFIFSVFLTEYILRLWVSVEDPRRKAMGPVAARLSYARSFEGIIDLIAILPFIFVHLFHLDLRVFALLRLLRFLKLLRYSTGIAALAEAIAAERQTLLACLVVLMSVVTVSATVMYQLEGPVQPQAFGSIPLAMWWAMETVTTVGYGDIIPASPVGRIIGGVTMIMGLIVLALPIAIVATSFSEVIRRRGFVVNWATLTRIPLFDGLNTDVLAEILSIARAETYDAGNHVLRAGDNARSLYVIAVGDVEAMQGDETRRLADGDAFGGPLRYGGAETDAVIRALTRTRIIVLPEKDLHSLLGRRPVFAARIKRLAKGGSEAHG encoded by the coding sequence ATGTCCACCGCGGGCAAGACGATGCGGCGACATTTCTACGAAATCCTGGAGGGAGACGACCGCCACGATGCCATCGGGCTCATTGTCCACTATCTCCTGATCACCCTGATCTGCGTCAGCGTGCTGTTCTCGATCATCGTGACCATTCCGGAGGTCCACGACGACTGGGGCGTCTGGTTCGAAATCAGCAGCGTCTTCATCTTCAGCGTCTTTCTGACCGAATATATCCTCCGGCTCTGGGTCAGCGTGGAAGACCCGCGACGCAAGGCTATGGGCCCGGTCGCCGCCAGACTCTCCTATGCGAGAAGCTTCGAAGGCATCATCGATCTCATCGCGATCCTGCCCTTCATCTTCGTGCACCTGTTCCACCTCGATCTCAGGGTGTTCGCGCTTCTCCGGCTGCTGCGCTTCCTCAAGCTGCTGCGCTATTCCACCGGCATCGCAGCGCTCGCGGAGGCGATTGCCGCGGAACGCCAGACGCTGCTCGCCTGCCTCGTGGTTCTCATGTCGGTCGTCACGGTGTCGGCGACCGTGATGTACCAGCTCGAAGGTCCGGTGCAGCCGCAGGCCTTCGGATCCATCCCGCTCGCGATGTGGTGGGCGATGGAGACGGTGACCACGGTCGGCTATGGCGACATCATCCCGGCGAGCCCCGTGGGGCGCATCATCGGTGGCGTCACCATGATCATGGGGCTGATCGTGCTCGCGCTGCCGATCGCCATCGTGGCGACCTCGTTCAGCGAGGTCATCCGGCGGCGCGGCTTCGTGGTGAACTGGGCGACGCTCACCCGCATTCCGCTGTTCGACGGTCTCAACACTGACGTGCTGGCGGAGATCCTCTCGATCGCGAGAGCGGAGACCTACGATGCCGGCAACCACGTCCTGCGCGCGGGGGACAACGCCAGGAGTCTTTATGTGATCGCGGTCGGCGACGTCGAGGCGATGCAGGGCGACGAGACGCGGCGGCTGGCGGACGGCGATGCCTTCGGCGGTCCGCTTCGCTACGGCGGCGCCGAGACGGACGCAGTCATCCGCGCCTTGACGCGCACGCGCATCATCGTGCTGCCGGAGAAGGACCTGCATTCGCTGCTCGGCCGGCGCCCGGTGTTCGCGGCCCGCATCAAGCGCCTCGCCAAGGGCGGTTCCGAAGCCCACGGCTGA